From Drosophila yakuba strain Tai18E2 chromosome 2L, Prin_Dyak_Tai18E2_2.1, whole genome shotgun sequence, one genomic window encodes:
- the LOC6526926 gene encoding myosin-VIIa isoform X2 codes for MSEFVRQHGEYVWVKPQNTTSEFAVPFGARIVRTEKTQTLVCDDRNKQFWVPAGDVLKAMHITSQEDVEDMITLGDLQEYTILRNLQNRYAKQLIYTYTGSMLVAINPYQILPIYTNREIQLYRNKSLAELPPHIFAISDNAFQRLQRLKENQCVVISGESGAGKTESTKLILQYLAAISGKHSWIEQQIIEANPIMEAFGNAKTVRNDNSSRFGKYIEIRFTPQGAIQGARIQQYLLEKSRIVFQSRDERNYHIFYCMLAGLSGPERERLKLQEQSPSQYHYLAQGGCFTLPGRGDAKDFADIRAAMKVLSFKPEEVWSILSLLAAILHLGNLRFTATEVANLATAEIDDTPNLQRVAQLLGIPISALNAALTQRTIFVHGEHVTTSLSKEAAIEGRDAFVKSLYDGIFVRIVRRINETINKQVDQPMNSIGVLDIFGFENFDNNSFEQLCINYANENLQQFFVGHIFKMEQDGYQNEHINWQHIEFQDNQQILDLIGMKPMNLMSLIDEESKFPKGTDQTLLEKLHVQHGNRSIYVKGKTTQTSLFGIRHYAGVVMYNPLGFLEKNRDSFSGDLRTLVQRSANKFLVDIFPHEMPMDTAKKQPTLCVKFRNSLDMLMRTLSQAHPYFIRCIKPNEYKEPKNFDKELCVRQLRYSGMMETARIRRAGYPIRHAYRAFVERYRLLVPPVGPLEKCDCRKVARQICEVALPADSDRQYGKTKLFLRDEDDARLELQRSQVMLKSIVTIQRGIRRVLFRRYLKRYREAIITVQRYWRGRLQRRKYQVMRQGFHRLGACIAAQQLTTKFTMVRCRTIKLQALSRGYLVRKDFQDKLLERRKQQQLKKEELLKLAKLKEAEELLRLQQLKEQQEKEQREQQEKRLQEEQRLKAEAAARNALAMAAVQQKRRSRPLKPEAPKAPTLQARNSLPPPPTTLIVAAPLPTRPASAANRINTIPESPGTTIDVESSKQMVDDVFRFLNDEPDAALRKLNNLSSGDTIRLPKSVPNNIDTSDFSYLKYAATYFGGGATAQHERKPLKESLLKHEQPLDEMASKAIWLTILRFMGDLPDVVSSPSLHSSNNENLMSDLACLLNTPDSYKPRLFVRQSQRRIPKPLANGEKEAQEFYQHWLSIPTSHLEKLHFIIGHGIIKNSLRDEILAQICKQLYLNPSRSSYSRGWLLLSLCLSCFPPSQEFEPHLRSFMKQGTAQLQATPSLQRLERTLVNGPRCQPPSLFELHAIRGRQPLKLDIHLMDGQQRRLQVDAASTAREAVHQLCQGMGLTDTFGFGLVMSLNGKLMPLGAGQEHVLDAISECEQRQLDAPWKLYLRKEMFATWYDPSVDPKATQLIYKQILNGLKCGEYRCRSEKDIAMVCALACFVEHGPGDILRLKPSEITAFVPSDLLAPGERAIENWSRLIAVTYEKSSYVKEEQKDLLLEAQKRAKEDICLFAHLSWPMRHSRLFEVVRKEGPKLQSDDLMLGINSTGLFLIDETEQVLASCCFSELLKVHMESNDKLHIMTFQHVNFVLQCSAAQDANEVINYMLDNLRQRSSYGVALDQVVQGDLEDCLVLSPGDLIEFEAGVTGAQLMAGNAQDCYRGCVNGQWGQFAAGNVRVLATLSKPSEKLQDILREGRFAEPPKPTPRATYSRRRQHNISQLAESQFREPLDSDKASLSTFSPEPLKAPLLKAVAKVPPLFQQALVMHHHILKYMGDIARSNLPVNTDLIFQPALQHPLLCDELYCQLMKQLSDNPSSESEKRGWDLLYLVTGLVAPSVLVMRELIILLRMRADALADACLKRLKRSLAQGQRKQAPHLIEVEGIQQRCLHIYHKIYFPDDTVEAFEIESHTRGAELIADIAQRLELKSPVGYSIFLKTGDRVYAMPEEEFVFDFITQLIYWLRQQKTIRSISDGHYQLHFMRKLWLNNHPGEDLNGDVIFSYPQELHKYLKGYYPIDCEQASRLAVLVYSADHEVSLQRLPEVLPRLVPEDLIPLRTVAEWRQQILPKIHRDHLTEDHAKLLFLQELAHFACFGSTFFVVKQQNDDALPETLLIAINSTGFHLLDPPTKEILRSYEYSQLGIWSSGKNHFHIRFGNMIGAAKLLCSTTQGYKMDDLLASYVRYFNEHE; via the exons ATGTCCGAATTTGTGCGGCAACAT GGCGAGTATGTGTGGGTGAAGCCGCAGAATACTACCAGCGAATTCGCAGTGCCCTTTGGGGCTCGAATTGTGCGAACGGAGAAAACGCAGACACTGGTTTGCGATGATCGGAACAAACAGTTCTGGGTGCCAGCGGGGGATGTCCTGAAGGCCATGCATATCACCTCCCAGGAGGATGTGGAGGATATGATCACTTTGGGCGACCTACAGGAGTACACTATACTGAGGAACCTACAGAACCGATATGCCaagcaattaatttat acATACACCGGCTCCATGTTGGTGGCCATCAATCCCTACCAGATTCTGCCCATCTACACGAATCGCGAGATACAGCTGTACCGAAACAAGTCGCTAGCTGAACTACCTCCTCACATTTTCGCCATTAGTGACAATGCCTTTCAGAGACTGCAAAGACTTAAGGAGAACCAGTGTGTGGTGATCAGCGGGGAGTCGGGTGCCGGGAAGACGGAGAGCACGAAGCTAATCCTTCAGTATCTGGCCGCAATTAGTGGCAAACACTCGTGGATCGAGCAGCAGATTATAGAGGCCAATCCCATTATGGAGGCCTTTGGCAATGCCAAGACTGTGCGGAATGACAACTCTTCGAGGTTCGGAAAGTACATCGAGATCAGATTCACGCCACAGGGCGCCATTCAGGGAGCTAGAATCCAACAGTATCTTCTGGAAAAATCCCGAATCGTTTTCCAGAGTCGCGATGAGCGCAACTATCACATTTTCTACTGCATGTTGGCGGGACTTTCAGGTCCGGAGAGAGAGCGCCTAAAGCTGCAGGAGCAATCGCCGAGTCAGTACCATTACTTGGCCCAAGGAGGATGCTTTACTTTGCCCGGCAGAGGAGATGCCAAGGATTTTGCCGACATCCGCGCGGCCATGAAGGTGCTTTCCTTCAAGCCGGAGGAAGTGTGGAGCATTCTGAGTTTATTGGCGGCTATTTTGCACCTGGGCAACCTTAGATTCACCGCCACCGAGGTGGCCAATCTGGCAACGGCTGAGATAGACGACACACCGAATCTGCAGAGAGTGGCTCAACTACTGGGAATACCCATATCTGCTCTTAACGCCGCTCTGACACAAAGAACGATCTTTGTGCATGGTGAGCACGTGACCACCAGTTTGTCCAAGGAAGCGGCTATTGAGGGTCGCGATGCTTTTGTTAAGTCATTGTACGATGGCATTTTTGTGCGCATTGTGCGAAGAATCAATGAGAccataaacaaacaagtgGATCAGCCCATGAATAGCATAGGTGTTCTCGATATCTTCGGGTTCGAGAACTTTGACAATAACAGCTTTGAACAGCTGTGCATCAACTATGCCAACGAAAATCTACAGCAATTTTTCGTGGGACACATCTTCAAG ATGGAGCAGGATGGGTACCAGAACGAGCATATCAACTGGCAGCACATCGAGTTCCAGGATAATCAGCAAATCCTGGATCTGATTGGCATGAAACCCATGAACCTGATGTCCCTCATTGACGAGGAGTCCAAATTTCCCAAGGGCACTGATCAAACACTGCTCGAAAAACTCCACGTTCAGCATGGTAATCGATCCATTTACGTGAAAGGAAAAACCACCCAAACTTCTCTGTTTGGCATTCGTCATTATGCCGGCGTCGTAATGTACAATCCGCTGGGCTTCCTCGAAAAGAACAGGGATTCATTCAGCGGAGATTTAAGGACTCTGGTTCAGCGATCTGCCAATAAGTTTCTGGTGGACATATTCCCACACGAAATGCCCATGGATACGGCCAAGAAGCAGCCCACTTTGTGCGTGAAGTTCAGGAACTCGCTGGACATGCTGATGCGCACTTTGTCGCAGGCACATCCCTACTTTATCCGTTGCATCAAGCCCAATGAATACAAGGAGCCAAAG AACTTTGACAAGGAGCTGTGTGTGCGACAGTTGCGCTACTCGGGCATGATGGAGACGGCTCGCATTCGAAGGGCGGGCTACCCAATCCGCCACGCCTACCGCGCCTTCGTGGAGAGATACCGCCTCCTGGTGCCGCCGGTGGGACCTTTGGAGAAGTGTGACTGCCGGAAGGTGGCGCGGCAGATCTGTGAGGTTGCCCTGCCTGCCGATTCCGATCGCCAGTATGGCAAGACAAAGCTGTTCCTGCGGGACGAGGACGACGCCCGTTTGGAACTGCAGCGGTCGCAGGTGATGCTCAAGAGCATCGTGACCATTCAGCGCGGTATCAGGCGGGTCTTGTTCCGACGTTATCTGAAGAGATACCGCGAGGCCATCATTACGGTTCAGAGATATTGGCGGGGTCGACTGCAGCGGCGTAAGTACCAGGTAATGCGGCAGGGATTCCATCGCCTGGGAGCCTGTATAGCTGCCCAGCAGTTGACCACCAAGTTCACAATGGTCAGATGTCGAACCATTAAGCTGCAGGCCCTGAGTCGGGGCTATCTGGTGCGCAAGGACTTCCAGGACAAGTTGCTGGAGAGgcgaaagcagcagcagctgaagaagGAGGAGTTGCTCAAGTTGGCCAAGCTGAAGGAAGCAGAGGAACTGCTGAGACTGCAGCAActgaaggagcagcaggagaaaGAACAACGAGAGCAGCAGGAGAAACGATTGCAGGAGGAGCAGAGACTCAAGGCCGAGGCAGCCGCACGCAACGCCTTGGCCATGGCTGCAGTGCAGCAGAAGAGGAGATCTCGGCCCTTGAAGCCAGAGGCTCCCAAGGCACCAACTCTGCAAGCCCGAAACTCcctgccaccaccacccaccacatTGATAGTAGCTGCACCACTACCCACTCGACCGGCCAGTGCCGCCAACAGAATTAATACGATACCCGAGAGTCCTGGCACCACCATTGATGTGGAGTCCTCCAAGCAAATGGTGGACGATGTGTTCCGCTTCCTAAACGACGAACCCGAT GCAGCGCTGAGGAAACTCAACAACCTCTCCTCTGGAGATACCATACGCCTACCCAAATCGGTGCCGAATAACATCGACACCTCGGACTTTAGTTACTTGAAATATGCGGCAACTTACTTCGGTGGTGGCGCCACTGCGCAGCACGAAAGAAAACCTCTGAAGGAATCTTTGCTAAAACATGAACAGCCCCTGGATGAGATGGCCTCGAAG GCCATTTGGTTGACTATACTCCGCTTCATGGGCGACTTGCCGGATGTTGTTTCCTCGCCTTCTCTTCACTCATCCAACAATGAAAATCTGATGAGTGATTTGGCATGCCTGTTGAACACTCCCGATTCTTATAAGCCTCGCTTATTTGTACGTCAATCCCAAAGACGCATCCCAAAGCCTTTGGCTAACGGCGAAAAGGAAGCCCAGGAATTCTATCAACACTGGCTTAGCATTCCCACCAGCCACCTGGAGAAACTCCACTTCATCATAGGTCACGGCATAATAAAGAACAGCTTACG AGACGAAATCCTGGCCCAGATCTGCAAGCAGCTATATCTGAACCCAAGTCGGAGCTCCTACTCCCGCGGATGGTTGCTCCTTTCGCTGTGCCTCAGCTGCTTTCCACCCAGCCAAGAGTTTGAGCCCCACTTGCGCAGCTTCATGAAGCAGGGAACAGCGCAACTGCAGGCCACTCCTTCCCTGCAGCGATTGGAGAGAACTCTGGTGAATGGACCACGCTGCCAGCCACCCTCCTTGTTCGAACTCCACGCAATCCGTGGTCGCCAGCCGCTTAAGTTGGACATTCACCTGATGGATGGTCAGCAGCGAAGATTGCAGGTGGATGCGGCCAGCACAGCCCGAGAGGCAGTCCATCAACTATGTCAGGGTATGGGACTAACCGACACCTTTGGCTTCGGATTGGTGATGTCATTGAATGGCAAGCTAATGCCGCTGGGCGCTGGTCAGGAGCATGTCCTTGATGCCATTTCGGAGTGCGAGCAACGCCAGCTGGATGCACCTTGGAAGCTGTACCTGCGGAAGGAAATGTTTGCCACTTGGTATGATCCCTCGGTGGACCCCAAGGCCACCCAGCTAATATACAAGCAAATCCTAAACGGGTTGAAGTGCGGAGAGTATCGCTGTCGCTCCGAGAAGGACATAGCAATGGTGTGCGCTCTGGCCTGCTTTGTGGAGCATGGACCCGGGGACATCCTTCGATTGAAGCCATCGGAGATCACTGCTTTTGTTCCAAGCGATCTTCTAGCGCCCGGCGAGCGAGCCATTGAGAACTGGAGTCGCCTAATAGCTGTCACCTACGAGAAGAGCTCCTATGTCAAAGAAGAACAGAAGGACCTGCTTCTGGAGGCCCAAAAGAGAGCCAAGGAGGATATATGTCTGTTTGCTCATCTCTCCTGGCCTATGAGGCACTCGCGACTGTTTGAAGTGGTTCGCAAAGAGGGACCAAAACTGCAGAGCGATGATCTTATGCTGGGCATCAATTCCACTGGCCTCTTCCTCATCGACGAAACCGAACAAGTGCTGGCTTCCTGTTGTTTCAGCGAATTGCTGAAGGTGCACATGGAATCAAATGACAAACTGCATATTATGACCTTCCAACATGTCAATTTTGTGCTGCAGTGCAGCGCAGCTCAGGATGCCAACGAGGTGATTAACTACATGCTGGATAATCTCCGTCAGCGTTCCAGCTACGGAGTAGCTCTCGATCAGGTCGTGCAGGGGGATCTAGAGGATTGTCTTGTGCTATCCCCCGGTGACCTCATCGAATTCGAGGCAGGTGTAACAGGTGCCCAGTTAATGGCTGGCAATGCGCAAGACTGCTACAGGGGCTGTGTCAATGGCCAGTGGGGTCAGTTTGCTGCCGGAAATGTGCGCGTTTTGGCCACCCTCTCCAAGCCGAGTGAAAAACTTCAGGATATCCTCCGGGAGGGTCGCTTTGCAGAGCCACCGAAACCAACACCAAGAGCCACCTACTCTCGTCGTCGTCAACACAACATCTCTCAGCTGGCTGAGAGTCAGTTTAGAGAGCCATTGGA CTCCGATAAGGCTTCACTATCAACGTTTTCGCCTGAGCCACTGAAGGCTCCGCTGCTCAAAGCTGTGGCTAAGGTGCCGCCACTTTTCCAGCAGGCATTGGTTATGCACCATCATATTCTTAAG TACATGGGCGACATAGCAAGGAGCAATCTGCCGGTGAACACGGACCTCATCTTCCAGCCAGCACTGCAGCATCCGCTGCTGTGTGACGAGCTCTACTGCCAGCTGATGAAGCAACTGAGCGATAATCCCTCCAGTGAAAGCGAGAAGCGGGGCTGGGACCTGCTTTACCTGGTCACTGGCTTGGTGGCTCCCAGTGTCTTGGTCATGCGGGAGCTGATCATCCTACTGCGCATGCGTGCTGACGCCCTCGCCGATGCCTGTCTGAAGCGACTGAAGCGATCCTTGGCCCAGGGCCAGCGAAAGCAGGCTCCACATCTCATTGAGGTTGAGGGAATTCAACAGCGCTGCCTGCACATCTACCACAAGATATATTTCCCCGACGATACTGTGGAGGCCTTCGAGATTGAATCGCACACCCGGGGAGCAGAGCTCATTGCGGATATAGCCCAGAGATTGGAGCTCAAATCACCTGTGGGCTATAGTATATTTTTGAAGACAGGCGACAGGGTTTATGCAATGCCGGAGGAGGAGtttgttttcgatttcatCACTCAACTCATCTACTGGCTAAGACAGCAGAAGACCATACGCTCCATATCCGATGGCCACTACCAACTGCACTTTATGAGAAAGTTGTGGTTGAACAACCATCCAGGCGAGGACCTCAATGGAGATGTGATCTTCAGCTATCCCCAAGAGCTGCACAAATACTTGAAGGGCTACTATCCCATCGATTGCGAGCAGGCCTCGCGTCTGGCAGTTCTTGTGTACAGTGCGGATCATGAAGTTAGCTTGCAGCGGCTGCCCGAGGTGCTGCCACGTTTAGTTCCTGAAGACCTCATACCGCTTCGAACGGTGGCCGAATGGAGGCAACAGATTCTGCCTAAGATCCATCGCGATCATTTGACCGAGGACCACGCCAAGCTGCTGTTTCTCCAAGAGCTCGCCCACTTCGCTTGCTTCGGTTCCACATTCTTTGTGGTGAAGCAACAAAATGACGATGCCCTGCCGGAAACGCTTTTAATCGCCATCAACAGCACAGGTTTTCATCTGCTGGATCCGCCTACTAAGGAGATCCTTCGCAGCTACGAGTACTCCCAGTTGGGAATTTGGAGCTCGGGCAAGAACCACTTCCACATTCGGTTTGGTAACATGATCGGAGCCGCAAAGCTGCTGTGCAGCACCACCCAAGGATACAAAATGGACGATTTGCTGGCCTCATATGTGAGGTATTTTAATGAACACGAATAA